One window from the genome of Elaeis guineensis isolate ETL-2024a chromosome 5, EG11, whole genome shotgun sequence encodes:
- the LOC105045104 gene encoding phospholipid-transporting ATPase 1, giving the protein MDHDRPSPPPLLPEPPIRLDPAARSTRVDLISFAVDSPVPRRGSRADSERLATSQKELSDDDARLVYINDPAKTNERFEFAGNSIRTAKYSILTFLPRNLFEQFHRVAYVYFLVIAILNQLPQLAVFGRGASVLPLAFVLLVTAVKDAYEDWRRHRSDRIENGRVASVLADGGRQFQPMLWKDIRVGEIIKIAANETIPCDMVLLSTSDSTGVAYVQTINLDGESNLKTRYAKQETLSKSVDKEGFAGLIRCERPNRNIYGFHANMEIDGKKVSLGPSNIVLRGCELKNTAWAVGVAVYAGRETKVMLNSSGTPSKRSRLETHMNRETLLLSGLLIALSSVVCVLAGIWLGNHKDELDYSPYFRKRNFSSDDEKYYNYYGIGMQIFFTFLMSVIVFQIMIPISLYISMELVRLGQAYFMIRDASLYDEASNSRFQCRALNINEDLGQIKYVFSDKTGTLTENKMEFQCASIQGVDYSGGKASSPRDWEVCSVVVGNQFWRPKLLVKTDPELVRLLRSGRETREGMRAREFFLALAACNTIVPLTVETPDPKQKLIDYQGESPDEVALVYAAAAYGFVLVERTSGHIVIDVLGERLRFDVLGLHEFDSDRKRMSVIIGCPDKTVKLFVKGADNSMFGVIERSINLDIIHATETHLHAYSSLGLRTLVIGMRELGSAEFIDWQSAYEKASTALMGRGSLLRAVAANVECNLHILGASGIEDKLQRGVPEAIESLRQAGIKVWVLTGDKQETAISIGYSCRLLTSEMTQIVINSHSKDSCRKSLEDAIAMTNKLAAIFPGAQNTITGTGSPRIPLALIIDGTSLVYILETELEEELFKAATACDVVLCCRVAPLQKAGIVALIKNRTDDMTLAIGDGANDVSMIQMADVGVGISGQEGRQAVMASDFAMGQFRFLVPLLLVHGHWNYQRMAYMILYNFYRNAVFVFMLFWYVLYTAFSLTTAITEWSSVLYSVIYTALPTIVVGILDKDLSRKTLLKYPQLYGSGQREERYNLKLFILTMMDTVWQSLAIFFIPFLAYRHSTIDGSSLGDLWTLAVVILVNIHLAMDVLRWNWITHASIWGCIVATAICVIIIDSMPVLAGYWAIYHVMGTGLFWLLLLGITVAGMVPRFAMKAFTEYFFPSDIQIARELEKFGNLDAVAASEIPMSTFSPRHRRFI; this is encoded by the exons GCGTCGCCTACGTCTACTTCCTCGTAATCGCCATTCTCAACCAGCTCCCTCAATTGGCCGTCTTCGGCCGTGGCGCCTCCGTGCTCCCGCTCGCCTTCGTTCTCCTCGTCACCGCCGTTAAGGACGCTTACGAGGACTGGCGCCGCCACCGCTCCGACCGCATAGAGAACGGCCGCGTCGCCAGCGTCCTTGCCGACGGCGGCCGCCAATTCCAGCCCATGCTCTGGAAGGATATCCGCGTCGGGGAGATCATCAAGATCGCCGCCAATGAGACCATCCCCTGCGACATGGTCCTCCTCTCCACCAGCGACTCTACCGGCGTCGCCTACGTCCAGACCATCAACCTTGACGGCGAGTCGAACCTCAAGACCCGCTATGCCAAGCAGGAGACGCTCTCCAAGTCCGTCGACAAAGAGGGATTCGCCGGCTTGATCCGGTGCGAGAGGCCGAATCGGAACATCTACGGCTTCCATGCTAACATGGAGATCGACGGAAAAAAGGTGTCTTTGGGGCCTTCAAATATAGTTCTCCGGGGTTGCGAGCTAAAGAACACGGCTTGGGCCGTCGGCGTGGCGGTGTATGCCGGGAGGGAGACTAAGGTTATGCTCAATAGCTCGGGGACGCCGTCGAAGAGGAGCCGGCTGGAGACCCATATGAACAGAGAGACTCTGCTCCTCTCCGGGCTTCTAATTGCTTTGTCCTCGGTAGTGTGTGTTCTTGCCGGAATTTGGCTGGGGAACCACAAGGATGAGCTGGATTACTCGCCCTATTTTAGGAAGAGGAACTTCTCATCCGATGACGAGAAGTATTACAACTACTACGGAATTGGGATGCAGATCTTCTTCACGTTTCTAATGTCAGTCATCGTGTTCCAGATCATGATTCCCATTTCTCTTTACATATCGATGGAGCTGGTTCGGCTCGGGCAGGCCTATTTCATGATCCGGGACGCAAGTTTGTATGATGAGGCCTCGAATTCGAGGTTCCAGTGCAGGGCATTGAACATAAACGAGGATTTGGGGCAGATTAAGTATGTGTTCTCGGACAAAACCGGGACTTTGACGGAAAACAAGATGGAATTCCAGTGTGCGAGCATTCAGGGGGTCGATTACAGTGGCGGGAAAGCTTCTTCGCCCAGAGATTGGGAAGTGTGTTCAGTTGTAG TAGGCAATCAGTTCTGGAGGCCAAAACTGTTGGTGAAGACTGACCCTGAACTAGTGAGGTTACTGAGAAGTGGACGGGAGACTAGGGAAGGAATGCGTGCCCGTGAGTTCTTCCTTGCACTTGCAGCTTGCAACACCATTGTGCCTCTGACGGTCGAGACTCCAGACCCTAAACAGAAGTTGATAGATTATCAGGGTGAGTCTCCTGATGAGGTGGCACTGGTTTATGCAGCTGCTGCATATGGCTTTGTGCTTGTCGAACGGACCTCTGGGCACATAGTCATTGATGTTCTTGGGGAAAGGCTGag ATTTGATGTGCTGGGCCTCCATGAGTTTGATAGCGACCGGAAGAGGATGTCGGTTATCATTGGCTGTCCTGATAAGACAGTTAAACTATTTGTGAAAGGTGCAGACAATTCTATGTTTGGAGTCATAGAGAGATCTATAAATTTGGATATAATTCATGCAACTGAGACTCACCTTCATGCCTACTCATCCTTGGGTCTTCGAACACTGGTCATTGGTATGCGAGAGTTGGGTAGTGCTGAGTTTATCGACTGGCAGTCTGCCTATGAGAAAGCAAGCACTGCACTGATGGGGAGGGGAAGCTTACTACGGGCAGTTGCAGCTAATGTAGAATGTAATCTCCACATATTGGGGGCCTCCGGAATTGAAGATAAACTGCAACGGGGTGTACCTGAAGCCATAGAATCTCTTAGACAGGCAGGGATCAAGGTCTGGGTTTTGACAGGAGATAAGCAAGAAACTGCCATTTCCATTGGCTATTCTTGTAGGCTCCTAACAAGTGAAATGACTCAGATTGTTATAAATAGCCATTCCAAGGATTCTTGTCGAAAGAGTCTAGAAGATGCGATTGCCATGACCAACAAACTAGCAGCAATATTTCCTGGGGCACAGAATACTATAACAGGCACAGGATCTCCAAGGATCCCTCTTGCTTTGATCATTGATGGTACCAGCCTTGTGTATATTCTTGAAactgagctggaagaagag TTATTCAAGGCAGCTACAGCATGTGATGTTGTCTTATGTTGCCGTGTGGCTCCACTCCAAAAAGCTGGGATAGTTGCACTTATAAAGAACCGCACCGATGATATGACCCTTGCTATTGGAGATG GTGCAAATGATGTTTCAATGATCCAAATGGCCGATGTCGGGGTTGGCATCAGTGGCCAAGAGGGACGGCAAGCTGTCATGGCCTCGGATTTTGCCATGGGACAGTTCAGATTCTTAGTGCCTCTTTTATTGGTTCATGGTCATTGGAATTACCAAAGGATGGCCTACATGATCTTATACAACTTTTACAGGAATGCTGTATTTGTCTTCATGCTTTTCTG GTATGTACTCTATACGGCTTTCAGCTTGACGACTGCAATAACTGAATGGAGTAGTGTGTTGTATTCTGTGATCTATACAGCTCTTCCTACCATTGTTGTTGGAATTCTGGACAAGGATCTGAGTAGGAAGACACTGCTGAAATACCCCCAGCTCTATGGTTCGGGTCAAAGGGAAGAAAGATACAACCTAAAGTTGTTCATCCTAACTATGATGGACACTGTTTGGCAAAGTCTAGCTATTTTCTTCATCCCTTTTCTTGCATACAGACACAGCACTATCGATGGATCCAGCTTAGGAGACTTATGGACACTTGCGGTAGTCATTTTGGTAAACATCCACTTGGCCATGGATGTGCTTCGGTGGAATTGGATTACACATGCATCTATATGGGGCTGTATAGTTGCCACGGCCATTTGTGTCATCATCATAGACTCCATGCCAGTACTAGCTGGTTACTG GGCTATCTATCATGTGATGGGGACTGGACTATTTTGGTTATTGTTACTTGGCATTACAGTAGCAGGGATGGTTCCTCGTTTTGCCATGAAGGCTTTTACCGAGTATTTCTTTCCCAGTGATATACAAATTGCTAGAGAACTAGAGAAGTTTGGAAATTTAGATGCGGTAGCTGCTTCAGAAATTCCCATGAGTACATTCTCACCACGCCACCGGCGGTTTATATGa